A part of Microbacterium terregens genomic DNA contains:
- a CDS encoding M20/M25/M40 family metallo-hydrolase, with translation MSFTSHKMGAAIAAAAMVATVGLASPAFAVPEADTVTKLTKAVKISQVMNHLKELQRIADDNGDRAAGRPGYAASVDYVVKQLTRAGYTPEVQEFPFTYAEENSELTRVDPPTTWVDGQDFLRNNFDSGSPEGTGTGPVVSVDLVEPFPGDGLSTSGCEAADFAGFEPGSVALVQRGTCGFAVKALNAQAAGAVAVIVSNDGRPGLVGMIGDATGLTIPAVFVASPVGEDLASTPGAEVTVTVDYFAEERTAFNVTAETTTGDDSNVVMAGAHLDSVQNGAGINDNGTGSAALLETAIQMQRVNPTNTVRFAWWGAEEEGLLGSEHYVANLTPEQQDAIALYLNFDMIGSPNYFYGVYDGDNSSGTAPEGFIPEGSAAIEDVFEQFYQSQGLPYQDTDFSGRSDYGPFIEVGIPAGGLFTGAEEIKTADEAALYGGLADVAYDPCYHQPCDSLTADGADQALYKALNKAYKQRLTGNVNRIALDVNSDALAAAIITFAFDTSTVNGTADTFSAKSFGSSVDLNALRDRYTQ, from the coding sequence ATGTCGTTCACGTCCCACAAAATGGGTGCGGCGATCGCTGCCGCTGCCATGGTGGCAACCGTTGGTCTGGCATCGCCGGCCTTCGCGGTGCCCGAGGCCGATACTGTCACCAAGCTCACCAAGGCCGTGAAGATCAGCCAGGTGATGAACCATCTGAAGGAACTGCAGCGCATCGCCGACGACAACGGCGACCGCGCGGCCGGACGCCCCGGATACGCGGCATCCGTTGATTATGTGGTGAAGCAGCTCACGCGCGCCGGGTACACCCCCGAGGTGCAGGAGTTCCCGTTCACCTATGCCGAGGAGAATTCCGAGCTCACGCGCGTCGACCCCCCGACGACGTGGGTGGACGGCCAGGACTTCCTCCGCAACAACTTCGACTCCGGAAGCCCGGAGGGTACCGGCACCGGGCCGGTCGTGTCGGTCGACCTGGTCGAGCCGTTCCCCGGGGACGGTCTGAGCACGAGCGGCTGCGAGGCGGCGGACTTCGCCGGCTTCGAGCCGGGTTCGGTCGCCCTGGTCCAGCGTGGAACCTGCGGGTTCGCGGTCAAGGCGCTCAATGCGCAGGCGGCGGGTGCCGTCGCGGTCATCGTGTCCAACGACGGTCGGCCCGGCCTGGTCGGGATGATCGGCGACGCGACCGGACTCACCATCCCGGCGGTGTTCGTGGCCTCCCCCGTCGGCGAGGATCTCGCCTCGACGCCCGGCGCGGAGGTGACGGTGACCGTCGACTACTTCGCCGAGGAGCGGACCGCGTTCAACGTGACCGCGGAGACGACGACCGGCGATGACAGCAACGTCGTCATGGCGGGCGCACATCTGGACAGCGTGCAGAACGGCGCGGGCATCAACGACAACGGCACGGGCAGCGCCGCCCTGCTGGAGACCGCGATCCAGATGCAGCGCGTCAATCCGACCAACACGGTGCGCTTCGCGTGGTGGGGCGCCGAGGAGGAGGGCCTGCTCGGCTCCGAGCATTACGTCGCGAACCTGACCCCGGAACAGCAGGATGCCATCGCGCTGTACCTGAACTTCGACATGATCGGCTCGCCGAACTACTTCTACGGCGTGTACGACGGCGACAACTCGAGCGGAACGGCTCCGGAAGGGTTCATCCCCGAGGGCTCCGCGGCGATCGAGGACGTCTTCGAGCAGTTCTACCAGTCGCAGGGGCTGCCGTACCAGGACACCGACTTCTCGGGCCGCTCGGACTACGGGCCGTTCATCGAGGTCGGCATCCCGGCCGGCGGCCTGTTCACGGGCGCCGAGGAAATCAAGACCGCCGACGAGGCCGCGCTGTACGGCGGTCTTGCGGATGTCGCCTACGACCCGTGCTACCACCAGCCGTGTGACAGCCTCACCGCCGATGGGGCGGACCAGGCGCTCTACAAGGCGCTGAACAAGGCGTACAAGCAGCGGCTCACCGGGAACGTCAACCGGATCGCCTTGGACGTGAACTCCGACGCGCTGGCGGCAGCCATCATCACCTTCGCGTTCGACACATCGACCGTGAACGGCACGGCGGACACCTTCAGCGCGAAGTCGTTCGGATCCAGCGTCGACCTGAACGCCCTGCGGGACCGCTACACGCAGTAG